In Mangifera indica cultivar Alphonso chromosome 1, CATAS_Mindica_2.1, whole genome shotgun sequence, a single genomic region encodes these proteins:
- the LOC123218037 gene encoding fimbrin-1-like, translated as MSSYVGVLVSDQWLQSQFTQVELRSLKSKFISAKNQNGKVTVEDLPPFMVKLKAFSTMFTEEDIKGILAESYSDSSDEIDFEAFLRAYLNLQGRASTKLGNAKNSSSFLKASTTTLLHTISESEKASYVAHINSYLGDDPFLKQFLPLNPATNDLFELAKDGVLLCKLINVAVPGTIDERAINTKRILNPWERNENHTLCLNSAKAIGCTVVNIGTQDLVEGRSHLVLGLISQIIKIQLLADLNLKKTPQLVELVEDSTDVEELMGLAPEKVLLKWMNFHLKKAGYKKPVTNFSSDLKDGEAYAYLLNVLAPEHCSPATLDAKDASERAKLVLDHAEKMDCKRYLTPKDIVEGSTNLNLAFVAQIFHQRSGLTTDSKKVSFAEMMTDDALTSREERCFRLWINSLGVATYCNNVFEDVRTGWILLEVLDKVSPGSVNWKHASKPPIKMPFRKVENCNQVVKIGKQLKFSLVNVAGNDIVQGNKKLILAFLWQLMRFNMLQLLRNLRSRSQGKEITDADILNWANNKVKSTGRTLQMESFKDKSLSSGLFFLELLSSVEPRVVNWNLVTKGESDEEKRLNATYIISVARKLGCSIFLLPEDIMEVNQKMILTLTASIMYWSLQQQVEEADSSPFSSPVPSPTTANGHSMATPKASSTNGHSIATSEASPGTSISGEDETSSLGGEVSNLTVEDTASSLCGEVSNVTIDDTASSLAGEVSNLTNDDAVSDSTVENEEALVG; from the exons ATGTCAAGCTATGTTGGAGTTCTTGTTTCAGATCAATGGCTTCAAAGCCAGTTCACACAAGTTGAGCTTCGCAGCCTCAAGTCAAAA TTTATATCGGCAAAGAATCAAAATGGGAAAGTTACAGTGGAAGACTTGCCACCTTTCATGGTGAAATTGAAGGCCTTTAGTACGATGTTCACTGAGGAGGATATCAAGGGGATCTTGGCAGAGTCATATTCTGACTCAAGTGATGAGATTGATTTTGAAGCTTTTCTGAGG GCATATCTCAATTTGCAAGGTCGAGCTAGCACAAAATTGGGCAATGCAAAGAACTCTTCATCGTTTCTTAAGGCTTCCACAACCACACTTCTTCACACAATAAGTGAATCAGAGAAAGCATCTTATGTTGCTCACATAAATAGCTATCTTGGGGATGATCCTTTTCTGAAGCAGTTTCTTCCCTTAAACCCAGCTACAAATGATTTATTTGAGCTTGCAAAAGATGGAGTTCTCCTATG TAAGCTAATCAATGTAGCTGTGCCCGGAACGATAGATGAACGAGCTATCAACACAAAACGGATACTCAACCCATGGGAGAGGAATGAGAATCACACTCTGTGCCTCAACTCTGCTAAGGCTATTGGCTGTACAGTCGTTAACATTGGTACACAAGATCTGGTTGAAGGAAGA TCTCATCTGGTGCTTGGATTGATTTCCCAAATTATAAAG ATCCAATTGTTAGCCGATCTCAACCTTAAGAAGACACCTCAACTTGTGGAATTGGTGGAAGACAGCACT GATGTTGAGGAGCTTATGGGATTAGCCCCTGAGAAAGTCTTACTAAAATGGATGAATTTCCATCTGAAAAAGGCAGGATACAAGAAGCCTGTCACAAATTTTTCTTCTGATTTGAAG GATGGTGAGGCTTATGCTTACCTGCTTAATGTCCTTGCACCGGAACACTGTAGTCCAGCCACATTAGATGCTAAGGATGCCAGTGAAAGGGCTAAACTGGTACTTGACCATGCTGAGAAAATGGACTGCAAACGATATTTAACCCCAAAAGACATAGTTGAGGGATCGACAAACTTGAACCTTGCATTTGTGGCACAAATATTTCATCAAAG GAGTGGCCTGACTACAGACagcaaaaaggtttcatttgCCGAGATGATGACAGATGATGCGCTTACATCTAGAGAAGAGAGATGCTTTCGACTGTGGATTAACAGTCTTGGAGTTGCTACTTACTGTAATAATGTGTTTGAGGATGTCCGGACTGG ATGGATTCTTCTGGAAGTGCTGGACAAAGTTTCCCCTGGATCGGTTAACTGGAAGCATGCATCAAAGCCACCAATTAAGATGCCGTTTAGAAAAGTAGAGAATTGCAATCAAGTTGTAAAGATTGGAAAGCAGCTGAAATTTTCTCTTGTGAATGTTGCTGGAAATGATATTGTACAAGGAAATAAGAAGCTCATTCTTG CTTTCCTATGGCAATTGATGAGATTCAACATGCTTCAACTGTTGAGAAACCTCCGGTCCCGCTCGCAAGGGAAGGAGATTACTGATGCCGATATCCTTAATTGGGCAAACAACAAAGTCAAAAGTACAGGCAGAACTTTGCAAATGGAGAGCTTCAAG GATAAGAGCCTGTCTAGTGGACTATTCTTCCTTGAGCTTCTAAGCTCTGTGGAGCCGCGAGTGGTGAACTGGAACCTTGTCACCAAGGGTGAAAGTG ACGAGGAAAAGAGGTTGAATGCTACATACATTATTAGCGTGGCGCGAAAACTTGGCTGTTCCATTTTCTTGTTACCTGAGGACATCATGGAG GTAAACCAGAAGATGATCCTCACATTAACTGCCAGCATAATGTACTGGAGCTTACAACAGCAAGTGGAAGAGGCAGATTCGTCTCCCTTCTCCTCGCCTGTGCCTTCCCCAACCACGGCTAATGGTCACAGTATGGCTACTCCCAAGGCATCCTCCACTAATGGCCACAGTATAGCTACTTCTGAGGCTTCCCCAGGAACATCTATCAGTGGTGAAGATGAAACATCATCTCTGGGTGGTGAAGTTTCAAACTTGACTGTTGAGGATACTGCCTCCTCTTTGTGTGGTGAAGTTTCAAATGTGACCATCGATGATACTGCCTCCTCTCTGGCTGGTGAAGTTTCAAACTTGACCAACGACGATGCTGTCTCTGACTCCACAGTTGAGAACGAGGAGGCTCTGGTTGGATAA